One window of Etheostoma spectabile isolate EspeVRDwgs_2016 chromosome 6, UIUC_Espe_1.0, whole genome shotgun sequence genomic DNA carries:
- the LOC116690869 gene encoding uncharacterized protein LOC116690869 codes for MQTSRTWRHETSSGDPKPAAGDPEETLNKTNTRWRQTGNKLNVSRAQWSIDAYCPKDKGRQCTACQKGWFLRDSNCYVFHDAPPDRKTGKKLDKTEERVQIGGLEEEDNNYVNAPAWTEDEVAAPPDQRSLFFSRSSPLIAVCWLILLVIMGLRIYFGTVLESKITNLTADVQNLTTRNQQLETQNQQLETQRNNLTEQIQDLETNWNKLNLSRAQWSIDAYCPKDKGRQCAACQNGWFLYMSNCYVYNNAAPPDQKTWEEARQDCRGKGSDLFVGNSQEDQVALNYYSKGSSGTAGYWFGLRAEGGRWKWIDGRNLTESYWTPQPPPPPATDSQCVMSVQKYKWKSVSCDEKKQWICVMKALKAVSQSTHFP; via the exons ATGCAGACGTCCAGAACCTGGAGACACGAAACCAGCAGCGGAGACCCAAAACCAGCAGCTGGAGACCCAGAGGAAAcacttaacaaaacaaatacaagatGGAGACAAACTGGGAATAAACTCAACGTCAGTCGAGCTCAGTGGAGCATTGATGCCTACTGCCCCAAAGATAAAG GGAGACAGTGTACAGCTTGTCAGAAAGGCTGGTTTCTCAGAGACTCTAACTGCTATGTGTTTCATGACGCTCCTCCTGATCGTAAAACTGGGAAGAAGCTCGACAAGACAGAGGAGAGGGTTCAGATTGG AGGATTGGAAGAAGAAGATAATAACTATGTTAATGCTCCAGCCTGGACTGAGGATGAAGTGGCAGCCCCCCCAG ACCAGaggtctctcttcttctctcggTCTTCTCCACTGATAGCAGTGTGTTGGCTGATACTGTTAGTCATCATGGGCCTTCGTATCTACT TTGGTACTGTCTTAGAAAGCAAGATCACAAACCTGACTGCAGACGTCCAGAACCTGACAACACGAAACCAGCAGCTGGAGACACAAAACCAGCAGCTGGAGACCCAGAGGAACAACTTAACAGAACAAATACAAGACCTGGAGACAAACTGGAATAAACTCAACCTCAGTCGAGCTCAGTGGAGCATTGATGCCTACTGCCCCAAAGATAAAG GGAGACAGTGTGCAGCTTGTCAGAATGGCTGGTTTCTCTACATGTCTAACTGCTATGTGTATAATAACGCTGCTCCTCCTGATCAGAAAACCTGGGAAGAAGCTCGACAAGACTGCAGAGGAAAGGGTTCAGATTTGTTTGTTGGAAATAGTCAAGAGGATCAG GTTGCACTCAATTACTACAGCAAGGGTAGTTCAGGAACTGCTGGATACTGGTTTGGTCTgagagctgaaggagggagaTGGAAGTGGATTGATGGTAGGAATCTGACTGAAAG CTACTGGACACcacagcctcctcctcctcctgctactGACAGTCAGTGTGTAATGTCTGTCCAGAAGTATAAATGGAAATCAGTGAGCTGTGATGAGAAAAAACAATGGATCTGCGTAATGAAGGCTTTAAAGGCTGTGTCTCAAAGcacgcacttcccttag